In Candidatus Methylomirabilota bacterium, a genomic segment contains:
- a CDS encoding LLM class flavin-dependent oxidoreductase has translation MRFGTFFFFQAAPGLTHEEVVHRELEQMEWTEELGFDQIWLTEHHFIDYGLSVDPATLASAAASRTRRVRIGLAAAILPFHHPLRLAEQLALVDVISKGRLDIGVGRGNRPAEFKGYHVPQQENRERFDEAVDIMLRAWTEERFSHEGRFFTVKDARVIPKPVQRPHPMIYQVCGSDSGVESTAARGWPMLNSILTGPVEQILKRRDSYVEALRRHGRGETEIAALMKLWGVSRQIYVAPTDAQALAEAKDAEMWYQDSLRRFQVPERIEDAHPSLQPGFRAAAERFAKVTWEGLVAETLAFGSPDTVAR, from the coding sequence ATGCGCTTCGGGACCTTCTTCTTCTTTCAGGCCGCCCCAGGGTTGACCCACGAGGAGGTCGTCCACCGGGAGCTGGAGCAGATGGAGTGGACCGAGGAGCTGGGCTTCGATCAGATCTGGCTGACCGAGCACCACTTCATCGACTACGGCCTATCCGTGGATCCGGCCACGCTGGCTTCTGCCGCGGCCTCACGGACGCGGCGGGTCCGGATCGGGCTGGCGGCCGCCATCCTGCCCTTCCATCACCCACTGCGGCTCGCCGAGCAGTTGGCGCTCGTCGACGTCATCTCCAAGGGCCGGCTCGATATCGGCGTCGGCCGCGGCAACCGCCCCGCCGAGTTCAAGGGCTACCATGTCCCGCAGCAGGAGAATCGCGAGCGCTTTGACGAGGCGGTCGACATCATGCTGCGGGCCTGGACCGAGGAGCGCTTCTCGCACGAGGGACGGTTCTTCACCGTCAAGGATGCCCGGGTCATTCCCAAACCCGTTCAGCGGCCGCATCCGATGATCTACCAGGTGTGCGGCAGCGACAGCGGGGTCGAGAGCACCGCCGCGCGCGGCTGGCCCATGCTCAACTCGATCCTGACCGGCCCGGTCGAGCAGATCCTGAAGCGTCGCGACAGCTACGTGGAGGCGCTGCGCCGGCACGGCCGCGGGGAGACCGAGATCGCCGCGCTCATGAAGCTCTGGGGCGTGTCGCGGCAGATCTACGTGGCGCCGACGGACGCGCAGGCGCTCGCCGAGGCCAAGGACGCCGAGATGTGGTACCAGGATTCCCTGCGGCGCTTCCAGGTTCCCGAGCGCATCGAGGACGCGCATCCGAGCCTCCAGCCGGGCTTCCGCGCCGCGGCGGAGCGATTCGCCAAGGTGACCTGGGAGGGGCTCGTCGCCGAGACGCTGGCGTTCGGGTCGCCCGACACCGTAGCCCGGCA